A window of Pseudomonas alcaliphila JAB1 genomic DNA:
GGACGTACCTGCGATCGCTGCCAACATGCCCGATGATCTGCCGCTGGCGCAGCGCGGGTCCATCAACAACCTGGGCAACGGCCTCGGCACCTTCAGCCAGATGCAGCCGGGAGACAGTCAGCTGGCCATCGAGCAGTTCGGTCGGGCAAACGAAATTCGCGCCCAGACCCTGCAGAACGAGAGGCGCGGTGGAGGGCTGACGATCATTCCTGACTCATCCCGTACGCCAACTCTTGGCGATCACCAGCGAGCCAGGCTTGAGGAGCGCCAGGCCAATACAGAGTTCACCAGGCAGCGAACCCAGCAAAGCATCATCTCCGGCATGGATGAACGTTTCACCGGTCAACTGGAGCGGCAGCGTCTGCAGCAGCAGATCCAGTCTGGCGACGTGGACATGAAACGTCAGCAGGCACTGGGCGGCATCCTGGCCGGTCTCGATGATCCTGCCTTGCAGGGCGACGCCCGTGCCCAGGCTGAGCGCAGCTATCTGCTGCAGACCGCACCGAACGCCTATGCCTCGCTACTGGGCAAGGGCTCGAACCCTCTTACTGCGCCTGTCCAGAGGCTGGAGGATGAAGATCTTTCTGCCATCGGCAGTGCCATGACGATGAACACCGAGCTCTCTCGTATCGATAAGCAGATCGCCAGCGGTGAGCTCAACCTGGGGCTTTTTGCCAACGCCAAGAGCACCGCATTGAATGCCATTGGCGCCGGTGATCAGAACGCCCGCAACTACGCATCCCTCAACAGCGCGCTGGAAAAACTGCGCAACGAAAGTCTGCGCTTGAACACCGGGGTCCAGACCGAAGGCGATGCTCAGCGCGCCTGGAATGAGTTGGTGACCAATCTGAAGAGCCCGGATCTGGTCAGGCAGCGACTGGCTGAGATCAGCGCGCTGAACGAGCGAGCGATCGCCATCCGTACCGGGATTATCAACAACCGCCGCACTGGCCAGGGGGCAGCACCCTTGGATGTTGACTCTGTACTGGGGCGTGAGGTGCCGAACTCTGCTCAGTCGCGCTCTGCCTCTACAGGGCGTCCGGTACCGATTGAAACCGACAGCGATTATGACGCGCTTCCGTCTGGGGCGCTGTTCGTCGCCCCCGATGGCACCACTCGGAGGAAGCCATGATGGCCGGTTGGAAAGATGCCCCTCTGGTGGAGGGAGAGAACGAGCAGCAGCCAGCATGGAAAAGCGCCCCTGTTGAACAGCCAGCAGGACAGCAGAGTGCGGATGCAGGCATCGGTGCCGGCCGCTCGCTGCTGCGTGGCATCAACGATGGTCTGACCTTGGGCTTTGCCGACGAGGTCAGTAGCGCGCTGTCGGCAACACTGAACCCTGTCATCGGAAGTGGCAATGACGGTGATACCTGGCGCGAGCGCTACGATCGCAACGTCGAGGGCGAGCGGGCACTTGATCGCCAAGCGCGTGAAAATAACCCCATGGCCAGCGCCGCTGGCGGCATTGCGGGTGGATTGCTGCCGATGGCTGCGACGGCTGGCGCGTCTCTGCTGCCATCGGCAGGGCGTGCGGCCGCTGGGCCAGTGTCGCGTGCGGCCTCTCAGATGCCAGTTGCCCAAACCGCTCCGAGCATTCTGCGGACTGCTGGTGAGGGCGCCGCTGTCGGTGGTGCATATGGTGCTGCCTACGGCCTCGGCTCTGCTGAAGGCGATTTGCTGGAGCGACTGCCGGGTGCTGTTGACGGGATGACCACTGGCGCTGCAATCGGCGCCGGTATTCCCCTGGCCATGATGGGTGGTCGTGCTGCCGCCGGTGCCATGCGTTCGCCGGAGCGCTCGGCGGTGCAGCAGGTAGAGCGTGCGCTGGAGCGCGACGGCATGACCGTCGACCAGTTCCGCCGCCTGGCCGATGATCTGCAGCAGCGCTACCCGGGGGCTGCCATGCCTGCCGACGCTGGTGGAGAGAACGTCCAGGGGCTGCTTGAGCGCGTGGCGCAGACGCCAGGCGCTGGTCGCTCGCAGGTCATCCCGGCGCTGACGGAGCGGCAGCAGGCCCAGCCGCAGCGGATCACCGAAGCACTGCAGGATCTGACGAAGGGAGAGCGCGAAAACCTCAACCGTCTTTCCGAGGATCTTGGCCGCGCTACCGGAAGTCAGCGCAGCGCCTATCAGGCAGTGGAAGAAGCGATGGCGCAGCGTACCCGTGATGCTCAGCCGCTTTACGCCAAGGCCTATCAGGAACCGGTGCCCTGGTCGAATGAGCTTGAAGAACTGTTCAAGCGTCCTGTCATGCAGGAGGCCTATCGGGCCGCCGAACGCCGCGCTGGCAATGAGGGCCGCGACTTCTACGGCAAGTTTATCGACTTGAAGGAGGACGGTTCATTCACGGTGCAGGGCGTGCCGAGTACCGGTGATCTGGACTTCATCAAGAAGACACTCGACTCCAAGGTCGGCACGCTCGAGCGCGCCGGCGATTATGGCGAGGCCCGTGTCATCAAGGGTATCCGCACCAAGCTGCTAGACATGATGGATGCCGCCAGCCCGACCTATCGCGAGGCCCGGGCGGCCTGGGCGGGGCCGAGCCAGTATATCGATGCGGTGGAGAGTGGTCGGACGATCCTGAGCCGGAACATCAGTGCCGAGGAGCTTGCTGCCAACCTGGGACGGCTGAGTGCTTCGGAGCTTGAAGGTTTCCGCATCGGCGCTGTGTCGGCGATCGTCAACAAGATGGGCAACGACCCAGCGAAGATGGCTGACGTGACCAAGTATTTGAGGTCATCGGAAATGCGCTCAAAGGTGGCGGCCATGCTGCCGGACGATGCTGCCCGCCAGCGCTGGAACGATCTGCTGGACTTCGAGGTGAATGCGTCCACCGCGGCCGGGCGCAGCCTGGGCAACAGCGCTACCGCGCGCCGTGCAGCAGAAATGGCGGATGCCAACAGCACTGCCGGGGATCTGGTGCTGAGTGCTCTGGCTGGTACTCCTGTCGGGAGTCTATTCAGCCAGTTCGTTGGCAAGGCCGGCCGCAGCCTGCGCGACACCATTCGCTCTCGTTCTGATCGGGCTGTTGCTGATGTGCTGACTCGTCCAGATGGGCTTGGCCGTGCGCAGCGAGCAGCAGCGGAGGCCACCAGGTCGTCGGCGCCGCCCTTGCTGATCACTGGCGGGGCCAGTGCTGGCGCCGTCCAGGGTACGACCGGACGTGAGGCCCGTCCGACGGTGCAATCCCTCCTGCCGACCGTGCGTGAGCGCATGCGCACCGACTATCCGCTAGATGCTGACGAAATAGCGCGGGAGAAGGGCTCCACCCGGGCCGCGGCCAAGCAAGCGATCGCCCTTGCGCAGCGTGAGCAGCAGGCCATGGCCAAGACCTATAAGAGCGTGCCGGGAGCCAACCAGGCTCGGCGTGGCCTGCTCGATCCTGACGCCTACACGGTGGCCAAGACCGGCGACCGTGAGTGGCGCATTCAAGCGAAAGCAGAGTAGGAGGGCGAGATGAGACAGCATCGTGAGGACGTGTTCTGCCATCAGGAGCTTCCGTTGACGCTGCCGATCACCAAGACGGTAGAGGAATGGATCAGGGAGCTTGGCTCGAAGGAGGGAGCGCTGACTCTGCAGGTGACCAAGACGGCCAAGGAATGGGCCCAAGAGCTTGGTGTGAATTGGGAGACGGTCAGGAAGCGGCGTTACCGTGGTTGGTCATGGACGGAAGCCCTGGACCCTCGCCTGAGAAAAACCACCTTCAATGATCGAGGGCTGCACTGATGGATATCTTGGAGAGAGCCGGGGCACTCGACCGTCTCCTCAAAACTGAGGACACCCAACGCGCGCTAGAACTGGTGCGCGCGGCATTGGATCAGCTGGCGGCGGAGGTCGAAGCCGAGGCGAGGGAGTTGGCGGGGCCTGAGCTTCGGCTGCAGCAGGCACTGACGCTGCCCCGGCGCGGGGCAGCCTTACGTGATCTCTCGATCGCCTTGCGGGAGCTGATCAGCCTCGAGCGCCGACAGCTTGGGCTGGACAGTGCTCGGGGCGAGCGGTTGTTCGAGGTCTTGAGAGCACTGGCAGCGAATGCCCGTCGACCTGGTACCGCCGTGGAGGCTCAACCTGATGGGCAGTAAGCAGACTTTCGACTGGGAAGCGATCGAACGCGACTATCGCGCTGGTCTGCTTTCCATTCGAGAGATCGCCGGCCGCCATGGCTGCACGCACACAGCGATCGGCAAGCGGGCCAAGGCCGAAGGGTGGGCGCGCGACCTGAAGGCGAAGATCCGGGCGAAAGCTGATGCACTGGTTTCCAAGCGGGAGGTTTCCAGCGAGGTTTCCAGCAAAGCGGCGGAAACTGAGCGGCAGATCATCGAGGCCAATGCCGAGGCCATCTTCAACGTGCGGATGGCGCACCGGGCTGATATCCGGCGTTCGCGCGGCCTGACCAACAAGCTCCTGGAAGAGCTGGAGCAACTGACTGATCATCGCGACCTGGCCGAGTCGCTGGGCGAGATGATGCGCAGCCCGGACGCCTTCGGGAAGGACCGGCTGAACGACCTCTATCACAAGATCATCGCGCTACCGAACCGCACCAAGATCATGCGAGAGCTGGCCGAGACCTTGAAGACGTTGATCACCCTGGAGCGCCAGGCATACAACCTCGACGAGCAGGAGCATGACGAGCCGTATGAAGAGCGCTTGCGCCGGCTGCTTGAAACGTAGCTTTTTGGGATTTCCTCAAATTGAGGAGAAGTGCTCACATCCTCAATTTGAGGGCGTGAGCACTTAGCTGTAAGTCGCTTGGAATGAGAGCGACCCCCTGTAGGGTTCGATTTACCTGTTGACCGCATGCAGTCTGGCGGCTCCAGAACAGGAGAGCACCACCATGATCAGAATGAAGCCCGAGCACGAAGTCTGCCGTCCTGGCGAGCGATACCTCGACGAGGTAGCAGGCCCGGTCAGGATAGGGCGCTACACGCACAGCGATGAGCTCTGGATCTACTACCGTGGAACAGTCCAGGGGCGGCCATGCGAGATCCGTATGGCGGCGATTCCTGATGACTTTCTATGTGGAGTTTCCCGAGGAAAGGGGTATTGCTATACCTGCGTAACCTTGGTTCGAGAGCGCGCAATGCGTCAAGTTGTGTGAGCTATGCACAACAGTGCGACAAGCCAGAGGCCCTGAGGACTCTGGCTGTGTCGTCGCTGATGGATCAGGCTTCAGCGCTTGGGGGCATTAACGCTGCTTCTGTCGGAAGTTTCAGTAGATAAAGCGCTACCTGGCGATGGTGCCGGCCATTCTCTTCAGTAGCGGAGATTCGTGTCGTCGTGATGGGGTAGCCAAGCGAGCGCAGCTCATTAACCCTCGCGGACGGCGACATGATGCCGAGTTCTCGGCGTGCTGCGATGGTGCTGACGGGACCCATCTGTAAGCGCGCGAGTAGTCGGGTTTGCTGAGGCGTCGTTGGGAGATAGTGATGCTCAAGCAGATCGAAAGGAATGAGCAATTGACAGGCCATGTTTTCGCCTCCTTCGGTGGCGTTGGGAACATGGGACACACCTTCTTGCAAAGCATTAAGCAGGTCAGGGGCAGATATTATCGATTAACTGTCCCGCCTCTCTCGGTAGTTTTTCTGGCTGTATCGTGATTTATCCCAGTATCGCGTTGCCTCTCGCTTCAGGTTGCCTTCAGGGTCTTTACTCCAGCTCGGCGGCACAAGGTCTGGGCGCTGTTCCGTTGCGGAGTAACATGCTTCTTCAAAGGACATACGTGGGGTCTCATGGTAGATACGGCAGGCCAAGGCGTATAGCGCTTCGATGTTCTCCGAGTAGCTACGGCGCTTCCCTTTTTTACCTTTCGGCATATCACCAGTGAGCCAGCTGTCCTGAAAGAACCGAGCGAAGCTAGGGACGTCAAAAACCTCTTTGCGGATGTCTCGGGCCTCCTCGAATGTCATTTTTCCTGCCCTGATATCCTCTTCAAAGACAGCGGCTTGCTTCGTGTTCAGCCAGGAGTAAAACAAGCGAAGAATAGTGCTCGCGCCAGCAGTATCGAGCCGAAAAATGGCCTCGCGCGGTATTGATGCGGTGCTTAACTCCGAAAGAAATCTGTCGAAGTGAGCCGGTTCGTATTTTAGTTCGAGTTTGGGATTACCTAGGTCGTCTGCCGTGACGAAGAGGAAACCCTCAGCGGTGATGCTGACTTCCATAGCGTCGATTGGCTTTTTCAGCCGGGCCTCGTCGCCATCGGTTAGTTGACTCGCCAGGGTGGACGGCATTCCCAAGGTAATCAGGAGTTCTCCTAATCGAAGAGTGAACCCTTTCGCCATTGTTGATGCCCTCCCAGGTGTTCTGGCTGAACTGTCCTATACCTTGCGCTTGATGCTCACCACGTTGCCGGCTGCAAGTGCGTCGAGGTGATCGGCATACCACTGCATCATGGCCTGCCGCTGCTCGAGATATTTAGCCTTGTTGTAGACCCCCGCAACCCCCGCCTTGGAATGCGATAACTGGGCTTCGATGTGATTCTCGTCGAAGCCGTTCTCGTTGAGGATGGTGCTGGCGATGTGGCGGAAGCCGTGACCAGTCTGCATCCCTTCATAGCCCATGCGGCGAAGGGCCATGTTGAAAACCATGTTGCTCAGGGGTTTGGTGCGGTCATTCCGCCCAGGGAACAGCAGGTCGTAGGAGCCTGAGTACAGTTGCAGCTCCTTGAGCAAGGCGACTGACTGGGTGGATAGCGGAACGATGTGCGCCCGCCGTTTTTTCATCCGTTCAGCCGGGATTTCCCAGATAGCTTTGTCCAAGTCGATTTCGCTCCAGCGGGCCTCCCGTACTTCGCTGGGCCGCAACCCGTTGATAACCAGCAGGCGCAGCCCAATCCTGACTGTTTTGTTGTTGTAGGCGCTGATTGCACGTAGGAGAGCAGGAAGCTGGACCTGCTCGACGTGGGCATAGTTCGTGGACTGCTTCTTCTGGAGGAACTTGTCGAGGCCGTCGACAGGGTTGTTGATCGCCCGGCCGGTAACCCTGGCGAGGTCGTAAATCTCTTTGCAGAAGCGGCGCACGTTGCCCATCTGGTCGAGAATGCCTTTCTTCTCCATGGAGCGGAACAGTTCCATCCATTCCATTGGGGTGATATCGGCGTAGGGCCGGTTACCCATTCTCGGGAAGACATGCAGTTCCAGGGCGCCTATCACTCGCTTGGCATACCCGTCACCCCAGCCTGCTTTGCGGGTGGCATACCATTCTCGGGCCAAGAGTTCGAACAGGTTCTCGGATTGTGCCTTCTCTTCCGCCTCGACCGCTTTGCGCTGAGTGGAAGGGTCTATGCCTTGGGCGATGAGCGTGCGCGCTTCCTGAGCCTTGGTCCTGGCCAGGGCGCCACCGACGCTGGGGTAGGGGCCTAGGCCCAGCCAGGAACGGGCTTTCGAGCCTGGTTTCGAGTACCGTAGCTCCCACAGCTTCTGGCCGGATGGTTTCACCCGGAAATACAGACCCTGGCCGTCGTGTTCGCGGTATGTTTTTTCTTCGGGTTCGAGGCTGGAGAGGGTGGTATCGGCCATCGGCCGGCGCTTGATTTCCGCTCGTTTCATGGCTGTTTGGTATGCTGGGTTATAGGTGTTTTGTCAGCATACCAATGGGCATACCAATTAGGTAGGGATGACCTGGGATAATGTGAGACAGCCAGAAACAGAAAACCCGGCTCAGAGGCCGGGTTTTCTGGGGTTTCGAGACATGTATGGACATGCTGAAACAAGGGATTGGTCGGAGAGACAGGATTCGAACCTGCGACCTTCTCGTCCCGAACGAGACGCGCTACCAAGCTGCGCTACACTCCGAATGAGCCGTATTCTACCGAAAAACTTTTACTGCACAAGGGGTT
This region includes:
- a CDS encoding helix-turn-helix domain-containing protein, which translates into the protein MACQLLIPFDLLEHHYLPTTPQQTRLLARLQMGPVSTIAARRELGIMSPSARVNELRSLGYPITTTRISATEENGRHHRQVALYLLKLPTEAALMPPSAEA
- a CDS encoding tyrosine-type recombinase/integrase, whose protein sequence is MKRAEIKRRPMADTTLSSLEPEEKTYREHDGQGLYFRVKPSGQKLWELRYSKPGSKARSWLGLGPYPSVGGALARTKAQEARTLIAQGIDPSTQRKAVEAEEKAQSENLFELLAREWYATRKAGWGDGYAKRVIGALELHVFPRMGNRPYADITPMEWMELFRSMEKKGILDQMGNVRRFCKEIYDLARVTGRAINNPVDGLDKFLQKKQSTNYAHVEQVQLPALLRAISAYNNKTVRIGLRLLVINGLRPSEVREARWSEIDLDKAIWEIPAERMKKRRAHIVPLSTQSVALLKELQLYSGSYDLLFPGRNDRTKPLSNMVFNMALRRMGYEGMQTGHGFRHIASTILNENGFDENHIEAQLSHSKAGVAGVYNKAKYLEQRQAMMQWYADHLDALAAGNVVSIKRKV